A window of Plasmodium cynomolgi strain B DNA, scaffold: 0863, whole genome shotgun sequence contains these coding sequences:
- a CDS encoding hypothetical protein (putative), protein INFRNFSCLWNDSIKKILPNCEFKIKNLCDLILLKRAYDYYLFSDACDTTDEKNAQISNSGYCKYINDSETIYSLYTVKCEQDDSTEDCKEFNEFNEFEEFDELEEIEEIETFEEFKEFEEIKEFKKYVLSYISHERSVRSEDNEEDVFSISCNIGLTSGSDLHKGIYIYYHY, encoded by the coding sequence ATAAATTTTCGGAATTTTTCGTGTCTCTGGAATgatagtataaaaaaaatattgcctAATTGTgaattcaaaattaaaaatctATGCGATCTAatacttttaaaaagagcTTATGATTACTATTTATTTTCTGACGCATGTGATACTactgatgaaaaaaatgcccaaaTCTCTAACAGTGGTTATtgcaaatatattaatgatTCTGAGACCATATACTCATTATATACAGTGAAATGTGAACAGGATGATTCTACTGAAGACTGTaaagaatttaatgaatttaacgaatttgaagaatttgaTGAATTAgaagaaattgaagaaattgaaacttttgaagaatttaaagaatttgaagaaattaaagaatttaaaaaatacgtgCTTTCTTATATTAGTCATGAACGCTCAGTGAGATCTGAAGATAATGAGGAAGatgttttttcaatttcttgcAATATCGGCTTAACATCTGGTTCTGATCTACATAAgggtatttatatatactacCATTACTAG